A single window of Micrococcaceae bacterium Sec5.1 DNA harbors:
- a CDS encoding TlyA family RNA methyltransferase — translation MARLDQELVTRGLARSRTHAAKLISDGKVSSGGVVFAKAAQQVDADTDLEVQSHLEDIYVSRAGHKLAGALAAFPAVAVSGRQCLDAGASTGGFTDVLLRQGAAQVVAVDVGHGQLMPLLRDDPRVVVHEGLNVRYMTPDQIGGTASLTVADLSFISLTLVLGPLAACTEPGGDLVLMVKPQFEVGKERLSRTGVVSSENERRRAVAQVARAAVDAGLELHGLAASPLPGQDGNVEYFLWMKRRMSAVLPKIEERDEDVAALIKNLWPND, via the coding sequence ATGGCAAGACTTGATCAGGAACTCGTCACCCGTGGGCTGGCGAGGTCCCGGACGCACGCTGCCAAGCTCATTAGCGATGGCAAGGTGAGTTCAGGCGGGGTTGTCTTCGCCAAAGCGGCCCAGCAAGTGGACGCCGACACAGACCTGGAAGTCCAATCCCACCTTGAGGACATTTACGTCAGCCGCGCCGGGCACAAACTGGCCGGCGCGCTGGCCGCGTTTCCGGCGGTAGCAGTATCCGGTCGCCAGTGTCTCGACGCCGGAGCCTCCACTGGCGGCTTCACGGACGTGCTGCTTCGGCAGGGAGCCGCGCAAGTGGTGGCGGTCGACGTCGGGCATGGCCAACTGATGCCGCTGCTCCGCGATGATCCCCGGGTGGTGGTCCATGAGGGGCTCAATGTCAGGTATATGACGCCGGACCAGATCGGTGGCACCGCAAGCCTGACTGTCGCAGATCTGTCCTTCATTTCCCTGACGTTGGTCCTGGGCCCCCTTGCTGCCTGCACGGAACCTGGCGGAGACCTTGTCCTGATGGTCAAGCCGCAGTTTGAAGTCGGCAAGGAGCGGCTAAGCCGCACGGGCGTCGTGTCTTCCGAGAATGAACGACGCCGGGCGGTGGCCCAGGTTGCCCGCGCTGCAGTTGATGCCGGACTGGAACTTCATGGCCTTGCGGCAAGCCCGCTCCCGGGCCAGGACGGAAATGTTGAGTACTTCCTGTGGATGAAGCGCAGGATGTCCGCTGTGTTGCCTAAGATCGAAGAGCGGGACGAGGACGTTGCTGCATTGATAAAGAATCTCTGGCCAAACGACTAG
- a CDS encoding NAD kinase, with translation MSRHVLVLAHTGREESLRAAWDACTQLHSSGLVPVLQKSELADVERFFGAVDTPIEILHDDVSLEDVELVMVLGGDGTILRAAELVREVDVPLLGVNLGHVGFLAESERADLAQTVEWIASRQYTVEERMTIDVQVWIKGQKIWHTWALNEAAIEKANRERMLEVVTEVDERPLTSFGCDGVVLATPTGSTAYAFSSGGPVVWPEVEALVIVPISAHALFAKPLVVSPRSKLAVEIMNRTDALGVLWCDGRRSVDLPPGARVEVTRSATPVRLARTHKTPFSARLVRKFQLPIHGWRGPAPRSGEVHTGPIPVIRTLSPAPLPTPRDASDLRDTETSLNPGHGEPSDPTNAK, from the coding sequence ATGAGCAGGCATGTACTTGTCCTTGCCCACACAGGGCGGGAGGAATCGCTCCGGGCGGCGTGGGATGCTTGTACGCAATTGCACTCGTCGGGCCTGGTGCCCGTCCTTCAGAAGTCAGAATTGGCAGATGTCGAGCGCTTCTTTGGTGCCGTTGATACCCCCATTGAGATCCTCCACGACGACGTGAGTCTGGAAGACGTGGAATTGGTGATGGTCCTGGGTGGCGACGGAACCATCCTGCGCGCGGCGGAACTTGTCCGGGAAGTGGACGTTCCCTTGCTGGGCGTCAACCTCGGCCACGTGGGCTTCCTTGCAGAGAGCGAGCGTGCTGACTTGGCCCAGACGGTCGAATGGATCGCGAGCCGCCAGTACACCGTTGAAGAGCGCATGACGATCGATGTCCAGGTGTGGATCAAGGGCCAGAAGATCTGGCACACCTGGGCACTGAACGAGGCCGCAATTGAGAAGGCCAACCGGGAACGGATGCTCGAAGTCGTCACTGAGGTGGATGAACGGCCGTTGACGTCGTTTGGTTGTGATGGCGTGGTCCTTGCGACGCCAACAGGATCAACGGCATACGCGTTTTCGTCTGGTGGGCCGGTGGTGTGGCCTGAGGTGGAGGCGCTCGTCATTGTGCCAATCAGCGCCCATGCCCTTTTTGCCAAACCCTTGGTGGTCTCTCCGCGATCCAAGCTGGCCGTGGAAATCATGAACCGGACGGATGCCTTGGGCGTCCTTTGGTGTGATGGCAGGCGCTCCGTTGACTTGCCTCCGGGAGCCCGTGTTGAGGTGACACGCTCGGCCACACCGGTAAGGCTGGCACGGACACACAAGACTCCTTTCTCGGCACGGCTTGTGCGCAAGTTCCAGCTTCCCATCCACGGCTGGCGTGGTCCGGCTCCCCGCTCAGGGGAAGTCCACACCGGGCCCATCCCCGTGATTCGAACACTTTCACCGGCTCCTTTGCCTACCCCCCGGGACGCGAGTGATCTCCGGGATACCGAAACGTCCCTGAACCCGGGGCACGGTGAGCCATCCGACCCCACGAATGCGAAGTGA
- the recN gene encoding DNA repair protein RecN — protein MLEELRIRDLGVITDAALPLGPGLSVVTGETGAGKTMVVTAVGLLLGARSDAGAVRSGAKSASAEAVLKLDPGHSAVERAKEAGGEAEEFDGVAELLLARTVGADGRSRAYVGGRAAPVGVLAELGESLVVVHGQSDQIRLKSATAQRHALDRFAGAALAKVLGEYQNLYNHWKSIQAELETLRSEARERLREAESLDAALKEIDDVDPQPGEDETLKAEAVKLANVEELRLAAAAAHESLIAEEFGDASDATSMVDAAKRTLEHVAEHDEALGAAAARLAEVGFLLNDIAADLSSYQAALDTEGPERLSEIEERRAALAKLIRKYAPSIDEVLEWATTARIRLDELQDDSSRIESLDAEVASSEATLRKQAAAISKARLKAAKDLSARVSAELKALAMADATLIIQIEDSGSLGPWGTDEIAFLLQPHSGAPARPLGKGASGGELSRVMLAIEVVLAAVDPVPTFVFDEVDAGVGGRAAVEIGRRLAMLARHVQVLVVTHLPQVAAFADQHIRVTKTSVRGADGKTSTGFTSSDVQLLDDDERVKELARMLAGQEDSESAQAHAQELLDDAKLLPQRA, from the coding sequence ATGCTTGAAGAACTCCGAATCCGTGATCTCGGCGTCATTACCGATGCCGCCCTGCCGCTAGGGCCCGGCCTCAGCGTGGTAACCGGTGAAACTGGTGCCGGCAAGACCATGGTGGTGACCGCCGTCGGGCTCCTCCTGGGTGCCCGTTCGGACGCCGGCGCAGTCCGGAGCGGCGCCAAATCTGCCTCTGCGGAGGCGGTCCTGAAGCTTGATCCAGGCCACAGCGCCGTAGAGCGGGCCAAGGAGGCCGGCGGTGAGGCGGAGGAGTTCGACGGCGTCGCTGAACTCCTGCTGGCCCGCACCGTTGGTGCCGATGGCCGCAGCCGGGCTTACGTTGGGGGACGGGCGGCACCGGTAGGGGTTCTGGCCGAACTTGGGGAGAGCCTGGTGGTGGTGCATGGACAGTCGGACCAGATCCGGCTGAAAAGCGCTACGGCACAGCGACACGCCCTGGATCGCTTCGCTGGTGCAGCGCTGGCCAAGGTTCTGGGGGAGTACCAGAACCTGTACAACCACTGGAAGTCCATTCAGGCCGAGCTGGAGACACTTCGCAGCGAAGCGCGGGAACGGCTTCGTGAGGCGGAATCGCTGGACGCCGCTCTCAAAGAGATCGATGACGTGGATCCCCAGCCTGGTGAGGATGAGACCCTCAAGGCTGAGGCCGTGAAGCTTGCCAATGTCGAAGAACTCCGGCTCGCAGCGGCCGCGGCACATGAGTCGCTCATTGCCGAGGAATTCGGCGATGCCAGCGATGCCACATCGATGGTGGATGCGGCCAAGCGGACGCTGGAGCACGTTGCAGAACACGATGAGGCGTTGGGGGCCGCTGCTGCACGTCTTGCAGAAGTTGGCTTCCTGCTGAACGATATCGCCGCTGACTTGTCCAGCTACCAAGCTGCATTGGACACTGAAGGCCCGGAGCGGCTCTCAGAAATTGAGGAACGCCGCGCAGCCTTGGCCAAACTGATCCGCAAGTACGCCCCCAGCATCGATGAGGTGTTGGAGTGGGCGACTACGGCCCGGATACGTTTGGACGAGCTGCAGGACGATTCAAGCCGCATCGAATCCTTGGATGCCGAGGTGGCTTCGAGCGAAGCTACCCTGCGCAAGCAGGCCGCAGCGATCAGCAAGGCCCGGCTGAAGGCGGCCAAGGACCTCTCAGCCCGCGTGAGTGCAGAGTTGAAGGCTTTGGCCATGGCGGATGCCACGTTGATCATCCAGATAGAGGACAGCGGATCGCTTGGCCCCTGGGGGACTGACGAGATCGCCTTCCTCCTCCAGCCACACTCCGGCGCTCCGGCGCGTCCACTGGGCAAGGGAGCCTCCGGCGGTGAACTCTCAAGGGTGATGCTGGCCATCGAGGTGGTGCTCGCGGCGGTGGATCCTGTTCCTACGTTCGTCTTTGACGAGGTGGATGCCGGTGTGGGTGGACGGGCCGCCGTCGAGATCGGGCGCCGGTTGGCCATGTTGGCCCGCCACGTCCAGGTCCTCGTTGTGACGCACCTGCCGCAGGTTGCCGCCTTCGCTGATCAGCACATCCGGGTTACCAAAACCTCAGTTCGGGGCGCCGACGGAAAAACGTCCACCGGATTCACCTCCAGCGATGTGCAACTGCTGGATGACGACGAGCGCGTGAAGGAGCTTGCCCGTATGTTGGCCGGGCAGGAGGACTCAGAATCTGCCCAGGCACACGCGCAGGAATTGTTGGACGATGCGAAATTGCTTCCCCAGCGGGCCTAG
- a CDS encoding CTP synthase has product MISSNSVVQRSNSRVNSRFPGSSKTTKHIFVTGGVASSLGKGLTASSLGHLLRARGLSVTMQKLDPYLNVDPGTMNPFQHGEVFVTDDGAETDLDIGHYERFLDENLEGSANVTTGQIYSTVIAKERRGEYLGDTVQVIPHITDEIKRRMRLPAEGKNAPDVIITEIGGTVGDIESQPFLESARQVRQDIGRNNVFFLHVSLVPYIGPSQELKTKPTQHSVAALRSIGIQPEAIVIRSDREVPDAMREKIGRMCDVDIDAVVNAADAPSIYDIPKTLHSQGLDSYIVRALDLPFKDVDWSKWDKLLEAVHNPKHEVEIALVGKYIDLPDAYLSVTEALRAGGFANEAKVKIRWVPSDECETLAGATKSLAGVDAICVPGGFGIRGLEGKLGALKFARESKLPVLGLCLGLQCMVIEYARNVVGLEGASSSEFEPDSKYPVIATMEEQLDIVEGKGDLGGTMRLGLYEAKLDEGSVVAETYGTTSVSERHRHRYEVNNKYRDQIAAEGLVFSGTSPDGKLVEYVELPREVHPYYVATQAHPELSSRPTRPHPLFAGLVKAALERREGAVVGTKTGARAVAAK; this is encoded by the coding sequence ATGATAAGCTCGAATTCCGTGGTGCAGCGATCAAATTCCCGTGTAAATTCCCGGTTCCCGGGCTCGTCCAAGACGACCAAACACATCTTCGTCACCGGTGGTGTGGCGTCCTCGCTCGGTAAGGGTCTGACGGCTTCCAGCCTCGGCCACCTGCTGCGGGCACGCGGTTTGTCTGTAACTATGCAGAAGCTCGATCCCTATTTGAACGTGGATCCGGGCACTATGAATCCCTTCCAGCACGGCGAAGTTTTCGTGACGGATGATGGCGCCGAAACCGACCTCGACATCGGACACTACGAGCGTTTCCTCGATGAAAACCTCGAAGGTTCGGCCAACGTCACAACAGGCCAGATCTACTCGACGGTCATCGCAAAGGAACGCCGTGGTGAATACCTCGGAGACACCGTTCAGGTCATCCCGCACATCACGGATGAAATCAAGCGCCGCATGCGCCTTCCCGCCGAAGGCAAGAACGCTCCGGATGTCATCATCACCGAAATCGGTGGCACGGTGGGCGACATCGAATCGCAGCCCTTCCTTGAGTCGGCCCGCCAGGTGCGCCAGGACATCGGCCGAAACAATGTCTTCTTCCTCCACGTTTCCCTGGTTCCGTACATCGGTCCTTCCCAGGAACTGAAGACCAAGCCCACGCAGCACTCCGTGGCAGCCCTTCGTTCCATCGGTATCCAGCCCGAAGCCATCGTGATCCGTTCGGACCGCGAAGTGCCGGACGCCATGCGCGAGAAAATCGGCCGCATGTGCGACGTCGATATCGACGCCGTCGTCAACGCCGCTGACGCACCCAGCATCTACGACATCCCCAAGACGCTGCACTCCCAAGGCCTGGACTCCTACATCGTCCGTGCACTGGACCTGCCGTTCAAGGACGTTGACTGGAGCAAGTGGGACAAGCTGCTCGAAGCTGTCCACAACCCCAAGCATGAGGTCGAGATCGCCCTGGTGGGCAAGTACATCGATCTTCCCGATGCTTACCTTTCGGTGACCGAGGCCCTCCGTGCAGGTGGGTTCGCGAATGAAGCCAAAGTCAAGATCCGCTGGGTCCCCTCTGACGAGTGCGAAACCCTTGCCGGCGCCACCAAGTCCCTTGCCGGCGTCGACGCCATCTGCGTGCCGGGAGGCTTCGGCATCCGTGGCCTGGAGGGCAAGTTGGGCGCGTTGAAGTTTGCCCGCGAATCCAAGCTCCCGGTTCTGGGCCTGTGCCTTGGCCTTCAGTGCATGGTGATCGAGTACGCCCGCAACGTGGTTGGCCTGGAAGGCGCCTCGTCCAGTGAGTTCGAGCCGGACTCCAAGTACCCGGTTATCGCCACTATGGAAGAGCAGCTGGACATTGTGGAAGGCAAGGGAGACCTCGGCGGCACCATGCGCCTGGGACTCTACGAAGCCAAGCTGGACGAGGGCTCCGTTGTCGCAGAGACGTACGGCACCACTTCGGTGAGCGAACGCCACCGCCACCGCTACGAGGTTAACAACAAGTACCGTGACCAGATCGCGGCGGAGGGCCTGGTCTTCTCGGGTACCTCTCCTGACGGCAAGCTGGTTGAGTACGTTGAACTTCCCCGCGAAGTGCACCCGTACTACGTCGCGACGCAGGCACACCCTGAGCTCAGCTCCCGCCCGACGCGCCCGCACCCGCTCTTCGCAGGCCTCGTGAAGGCTGCCTTGGAGCGTCGTGAAGGCGCCGTTGTGGGAACCAAGACGGGTGCCCGCGCGGTAGCTGCCAAGTAA
- a CDS encoding NUDIX hydrolase: MPGISETPSTSRQVSDMPSPRRLLSTSKVYEGRIWDVVSDAFQLSEDTDTLVRDYIDHPGAVAVLPMNVDGEILLLKQYRHPVGMDLWEIPAGLLDIEGEDFVVGAARELAEEADLVAATWNVLVDFFNSPGSSSEAVRIYLARGLSAVPEADLHVRTDEESEIEFHWIPLDDAVKAVLEGRLHNPSAVLGILAAAAAKADGFSSLRPADAPWPAHPSQR; the protein is encoded by the coding sequence ATGCCCGGCATTTCTGAAACCCCCAGCACCTCAAGGCAGGTTTCGGATATGCCGAGCCCGCGCCGTCTTTTGTCCACCAGCAAGGTCTACGAAGGCCGCATCTGGGATGTGGTCAGCGACGCCTTCCAGCTCAGCGAGGATACGGACACCCTGGTCCGGGATTACATCGACCACCCTGGGGCGGTGGCCGTGCTGCCCATGAACGTTGACGGCGAAATCCTGCTCCTGAAGCAGTACAGGCACCCCGTTGGTATGGACCTCTGGGAAATCCCCGCCGGCTTGCTGGACATTGAGGGCGAGGATTTCGTCGTGGGTGCTGCCAGGGAGCTCGCTGAGGAAGCTGATCTTGTTGCGGCCACGTGGAATGTCCTGGTGGACTTCTTCAACTCTCCGGGATCCTCCAGCGAGGCTGTTCGCATCTATCTGGCTCGTGGGCTGAGCGCTGTTCCCGAGGCTGACCTGCATGTCCGCACGGACGAAGAGTCAGAAATTGAGTTCCACTGGATTCCGCTCGACGACGCCGTGAAAGCGGTTCTGGAAGGGCGCCTGCACAATCCGTCCGCGGTCCTGGGAATCCTTGCAGCCGCCGCCGCGAAGGCTGATGGCTTTTCCAGCCTGCGCCCCGCTGACGCGCCGTGGCCCGCGCACCCGAGCCAGCGCTGA
- the xerD gene encoding site-specific tyrosine recombinase XerD: protein MAEAATRTANGIDRGVTDYLQHVGVERGLAANTLAAYRRDLARYSNFLASQGVERPGDITRHHVTAFAQALSDGSDGAAALGVRSAARTIVAVRGLHKFWALEGTTTSDPASDVHPPMPGKRLPKAISVGEVTRILEAAGSDSATGLRDRALLEFLYSTGARISEAVGLDVDDVSLEHAGGEPAIVRLFGKGSKERLVPLGSYGARAVGAYVVRGRPLLASKGKGTPALFLNARGGRISRQSAWTILKTAAEKANITKDVSPHTLRHSFATHLLEGGADVRVVQELLGHASVTTTQVYTLVTADTLREDYAAAHPRALG, encoded by the coding sequence ATGGCCGAGGCCGCCACCCGCACCGCCAACGGCATCGATCGCGGAGTTACGGACTACCTCCAGCACGTCGGGGTGGAACGTGGCCTGGCTGCCAACACCTTGGCTGCCTATCGCCGTGACCTTGCCCGCTATTCGAACTTCCTGGCGAGTCAAGGAGTGGAACGGCCCGGAGACATCACACGGCATCATGTCACCGCCTTTGCCCAGGCCTTGTCCGACGGCTCCGATGGGGCTGCGGCCCTCGGCGTCCGCTCTGCCGCCAGAACCATCGTGGCCGTGCGGGGGCTCCACAAGTTTTGGGCCCTTGAGGGAACCACGACGTCGGATCCCGCCAGCGATGTCCACCCGCCGATGCCGGGCAAACGGCTTCCGAAAGCCATCAGCGTTGGTGAAGTAACGCGGATCCTTGAAGCTGCGGGTTCGGACTCTGCGACCGGCCTGAGGGACCGGGCCTTGCTTGAATTTCTCTACTCCACCGGTGCGCGCATCAGCGAGGCCGTAGGGCTGGACGTTGACGATGTATCCCTGGAGCACGCCGGTGGCGAACCTGCAATCGTCAGGCTCTTCGGCAAAGGTTCCAAGGAGCGGTTGGTTCCTTTGGGCTCTTACGGTGCACGCGCCGTCGGAGCCTATGTGGTCCGGGGAAGGCCACTGCTGGCATCCAAGGGCAAGGGCACTCCCGCCTTGTTCCTGAATGCCCGTGGCGGCAGGATCAGCAGGCAAAGTGCCTGGACAATCCTCAAGACTGCCGCGGAGAAGGCAAACATCACCAAGGACGTTTCGCCACACACCTTGCGGCACTCTTTTGCCACGCATCTTCTGGAAGGCGGGGCTGACGTGCGCGTAGTCCAGGAGCTGTTGGGGCACGCATCGGTGACCACCACCCAGGTCTACACGTTGGTCACGGCCGATACTTTGCGGGAAGATTACGCTGCTGCCCATCCCAGGGCGCTCGGCTGA